From one Plantibacter flavus genomic stretch:
- a CDS encoding PRD domain-containing protein, producing MTIKRIIGNNAVLAADEDDHEFVALGRGVGFGVRAGDLLDQDKVEQVFLAGGDAAADRLTEHLADTPLACVRAAARIAELANERLGLRVTQALILPLADHLHFAMQRAESGMEMQFPLLWEVSQLYPAEFAVGQEAVTLASQILHIRIDPDEAVAFAMHLVNAQFTTPGVGAAMQMTEIIAQSFAVIESTFSIAVDRRSMNAARFITHLRYVFARVNAGQQIADPHPTLFEAISNAHPEAIACSLKIAYLIEMGVRTKLTQDEIAYLALHVARLILDISER from the coding sequence ATGACCATCAAGCGGATCATCGGAAACAACGCCGTCCTGGCGGCCGACGAAGACGACCACGAGTTCGTCGCGCTCGGGCGTGGTGTGGGATTCGGCGTGCGCGCGGGAGACCTGCTCGATCAGGACAAGGTCGAGCAGGTCTTCCTCGCCGGAGGCGACGCGGCCGCTGACCGTCTGACGGAGCATCTGGCAGACACGCCGCTCGCGTGTGTGCGCGCCGCAGCCAGGATCGCTGAACTGGCGAACGAGCGGCTCGGGCTTCGGGTCACCCAGGCCCTCATCCTCCCGCTGGCCGATCACCTGCACTTCGCCATGCAGCGCGCTGAGAGCGGCATGGAGATGCAGTTCCCCCTGCTGTGGGAGGTCAGCCAGCTGTACCCTGCCGAGTTCGCGGTGGGTCAGGAGGCTGTGACGCTTGCCAGTCAGATCCTCCACATACGGATCGATCCGGATGAAGCCGTTGCATTCGCGATGCATCTCGTGAACGCGCAGTTCACCACGCCAGGTGTCGGAGCCGCGATGCAGATGACGGAGATCATTGCACAATCCTTCGCCGTGATCGAAAGTACCTTCTCCATTGCCGTCGACAGGCGTTCCATGAACGCTGCTCGATTCATCACTCACCTTCGCTACGTGTTCGCGCGCGTGAACGCGGGTCAACAGATTGCTGATCCGCACCCGACATTGTTCGAAGCCATCTCCAACGCCCACCCGGAGGCAATCGCCTGCTCGCTGAAGATCGCGTATCTGATTGAGATGGGAGTCCGTACCAAGCTCACTCAAGATGAGATCGCCTACCTCGCCTTGCACGTGGCGCGTCTCATCCTCGACATCAGCGAGCGGTAG
- a CDS encoding iron-siderophore ABC transporter substrate-binding protein produces the protein MKTQRRSLSVTAVLIAAMALTGCTSSTAKSSADEGGSTNDDWETVTIEHALGEAVITEKPERIVSLGQGSAETAIALGTIPVGIEEYKWGSDESGYLPWIHEAVTEQKAELPVQFTGTTELDIETIVGLEPDLILAPWSGVTQEQFDILTDIAPTVAYKEEPWVITWEEQIEVIGQAMGKTEAARDLIDEINTQLGSAARKEYEGITFSYIYNDGPGTLGVFFEDEQRVAMVRALGLTVDPVIDELREFEVEGTDSASFGLENADKLSGSDLVFTFYSDEANRAEIEGQPLYQQIPAVARGTVVAPTDQPFVTGSSMINALTVPWTLERFVPLIDEAVAKLDR, from the coding sequence ATGAAGACACAACGACGTTCCCTGTCAGTCACCGCGGTGCTGATCGCTGCGATGGCCCTGACCGGCTGCACGAGTTCCACCGCCAAATCGTCCGCAGATGAAGGCGGCAGCACCAATGACGATTGGGAGACCGTCACGATCGAGCATGCTCTGGGCGAAGCTGTAATCACCGAGAAGCCAGAACGGATCGTGTCCCTCGGCCAGGGATCGGCGGAAACCGCGATCGCACTGGGAACAATTCCCGTGGGCATCGAGGAGTACAAGTGGGGCAGCGACGAAAGCGGATATCTGCCGTGGATCCACGAAGCAGTCACCGAGCAGAAAGCTGAACTGCCCGTGCAGTTCACCGGAACGACGGAGCTCGACATCGAGACGATCGTCGGACTCGAGCCCGATCTGATCCTCGCGCCATGGTCTGGCGTCACCCAGGAACAGTTCGACATCCTCACGGACATTGCTCCGACGGTCGCCTACAAGGAGGAGCCCTGGGTGATCACCTGGGAGGAGCAGATCGAGGTCATCGGACAAGCAATGGGCAAGACCGAAGCCGCGCGGGATCTGATCGACGAGATCAACACGCAGCTCGGGTCAGCCGCACGCAAGGAGTACGAGGGAATCACCTTCTCCTACATCTACAACGACGGCCCAGGCACCCTTGGCGTGTTCTTCGAGGACGAACAGCGGGTGGCCATGGTCCGAGCGCTCGGGCTCACGGTCGATCCGGTGATCGATGAATTGCGAGAGTTCGAGGTCGAAGGCACCGACTCGGCGTCATTCGGCCTGGAGAACGCGGACAAACTTTCAGGGTCCGATCTCGTGTTCACGTTCTACTCCGATGAGGCGAACCGAGCAGAGATTGAAGGGCAGCCGCTGTACCAGCAGATCCCAGCAGTCGCGCGCGGGACAGTTGTCGCTCCCACGGACCAGCCATTCGTGACCGGTTCATCGATGATCAATGCTCTGACTGTGCCCTGGACCTTGGAGCGGTTCGTACCGCTGATTGACGAGGCCGTCGCAAAGCTCGATCGGTGA
- a CDS encoding FecCD family ABC transporter permease has translation MGLATAIVCSLFFGGKLTDPADIVSALRGSGEPYVSAVLDARIDRTVMGVLCGAALAVSGVIIQAITRNPLGDPGLLGVTVGSSAAIVTAASITGSGFGSGSVWIAFAGALVTVVAVYAVGARSASGSIVSLVLTGAVVSAVLSAYVQAMILTNPSVFDSFRFWVIGSLSGRDTEVAVMVAPALIIGLLIALMLSPSLNNLALGEDVATSLGTPVALVRAGGIFSASILAAAATAAVGPIAFVGLVVPHLTRSVVGIDHRWQIPVAVVLGAALLVVADIAGRMIARPEEIMVGIVTALVGAPFLLLAVRKGWATR, from the coding sequence GTGGGGCTCGCGACCGCCATCGTGTGCAGCCTGTTCTTCGGCGGCAAACTGACCGACCCCGCCGACATCGTCTCTGCCCTTCGTGGATCAGGCGAACCCTATGTCTCGGCCGTTTTGGACGCTCGAATCGACCGGACCGTCATGGGTGTCCTCTGCGGCGCGGCGTTGGCGGTGTCCGGCGTGATCATCCAAGCCATCACACGAAACCCGCTCGGAGATCCAGGACTACTGGGAGTGACGGTGGGATCGTCAGCTGCGATCGTAACCGCTGCATCGATCACGGGTTCAGGCTTTGGCTCCGGTTCGGTGTGGATCGCTTTCGCGGGTGCACTGGTGACGGTGGTTGCCGTCTATGCAGTCGGTGCTCGCTCTGCGTCAGGGAGCATCGTCTCACTCGTCCTGACGGGCGCCGTGGTGTCGGCTGTGCTGAGCGCCTACGTTCAGGCGATGATCCTCACGAATCCCAGCGTCTTCGACTCCTTCAGGTTTTGGGTCATCGGCTCGCTCAGTGGTCGGGATACCGAGGTCGCCGTCATGGTCGCACCTGCATTGATCATCGGCCTGCTGATAGCGCTGATGCTCTCCCCGTCGCTGAACAACCTCGCTCTCGGCGAGGACGTCGCAACGTCGTTGGGGACGCCGGTCGCGCTTGTTCGAGCTGGCGGCATTTTCTCCGCATCGATCCTTGCCGCCGCGGCGACAGCAGCGGTGGGCCCGATTGCATTCGTCGGGCTCGTGGTCCCCCACCTGACCCGCTCAGTCGTCGGCATCGACCACCGATGGCAGATACCGGTTGCTGTGGTTCTCGGGGCGGCGCTCCTTGTGGTGGCTGACATCGCCGGACGCATGATCGCCCGACCGGAAGAGATCATGGTCGGCATCGTGACCGCGCTGGTCGGAGCGCCGTTCCTCCTCCTCGCCGTGCGCAAGGGATGGGCGACACGATGA
- a CDS encoding FecCD family ABC transporter permease, with translation MSHTDTSRRFALSVDRRFCIVAILSIGSLLIVALLTLTIGKLGIPVTELPQALVGRAEGQTAFVLERLRGPRLATAVLAGALLGVSGALFQTVTRNPLGSPDVIGLGAGAGAGVALMTLSFPLFPSSLGAVLGAAIATLAVYVCTGRGFRSPARTIIAGIAVAAMAAAIIEYVVSTQLRDAASQLAAYLVGSLNASNGQDVLVTLGAVVLILPAAIAVSRDVSLLEMGDDTASGVGIDPNRTRSIAVILSVLAGGAAVAAAGPISFVSLTAPQIARRLLKTSNASVFSSALTGALILTAADLAAQQAPLVAGLPVGVLTLGVGGIYLGYLLVRERSKGRL, from the coding sequence ATGAGCCATACCGACACATCTCGGCGATTTGCGCTCTCGGTCGACCGGCGCTTCTGCATCGTCGCGATCCTCTCGATCGGGTCCCTCCTGATCGTCGCTCTTCTCACGCTCACCATCGGAAAACTGGGCATCCCGGTCACCGAACTCCCTCAGGCGCTGGTGGGTCGTGCCGAAGGACAAACAGCTTTCGTGTTGGAACGGCTGCGAGGTCCGCGTTTGGCTACAGCAGTCTTGGCCGGCGCCCTCCTCGGGGTCTCAGGTGCGTTGTTCCAGACGGTCACTCGCAATCCTCTCGGAAGCCCCGACGTCATTGGGCTCGGAGCGGGAGCCGGTGCAGGTGTAGCGCTCATGACCCTCAGCTTCCCCCTCTTCCCAAGCTCGCTCGGCGCCGTACTCGGTGCCGCGATCGCCACTCTCGCTGTGTACGTGTGTACCGGACGAGGATTCCGGTCGCCCGCTCGCACGATCATCGCCGGCATCGCTGTGGCCGCGATGGCCGCAGCGATCATTGAGTACGTCGTGAGTACTCAGCTTCGGGATGCGGCATCCCAGCTGGCCGCTTACCTCGTCGGATCGCTCAATGCCAGCAACGGACAAGACGTCCTCGTGACACTCGGCGCGGTTGTGCTCATACTCCCGGCAGCCATCGCCGTCTCGAGAGACGTGTCTCTCCTGGAGATGGGAGACGATACCGCATCAGGTGTCGGCATCGACCCGAACCGCACACGATCGATCGCCGTGATCCTCTCGGTGCTTGCCGGAGGAGCGGCAGTCGCAGCAGCCGGCCCCATCTCGTTCGTATCGCTCACCGCCCCACAGATAGCGCGACGCCTACTCAAGACCTCCAACGCCAGCGTGTTCTCCTCCGCGCTCACCGGAGCTCTCATCCTCACCGCCGCCGACCTCGCTGCGCAACAGGCACCGCTCGTCGCTGGTCTCCCCGTCGGCGTCCTCACGCTCGGGGTCGGTGGAATCTACCTCGGATACCTGCTCGTGCGCGAACGCTCAAAAGGACGACTATGA
- a CDS encoding ABC transporter ATP-binding protein, producing MTTPTHRSTPLPETGLHLQHAHLAYENQVVSTNLSFSVPEGEFTAIIGPNGCGKSTLLKALARTLRPTTGTVSLDGKDVRTLRPKAIARRIAALPQHPIAPDSLRVRDLVARGRHPYHSILRQWLPGDAEIVDTAMKATGVKDYAEKLITELSGGQRQRVWIAMVLAQQTDYVLLDEPTSFLDLAHQVELLHLCQDMRNDGRTVVAVLHDINQAARYASRLVVMHDGQVVRQGTPHDVLSTALVREVFGIDGIIERDSQTGSPLVTVRRRHVSA from the coding sequence ATGACGACACCCACCCACCGCTCCACCCCGCTGCCGGAGACCGGACTGCACCTGCAACACGCACACCTGGCCTACGAAAACCAGGTCGTCAGCACCAACCTGAGTTTCTCGGTACCCGAGGGCGAGTTCACGGCGATCATCGGACCAAACGGCTGCGGTAAATCCACACTGCTCAAAGCCCTAGCCCGAACGCTACGCCCAACTACTGGGACGGTATCGCTCGATGGGAAGGACGTCCGCACGCTGCGGCCGAAGGCTATCGCGCGGCGAATCGCCGCGCTCCCGCAACACCCGATTGCCCCCGATTCGCTGCGCGTGCGCGACCTCGTCGCGCGGGGTCGCCACCCCTACCACTCCATACTTCGCCAATGGCTGCCCGGAGATGCTGAGATCGTGGACACTGCGATGAAAGCAACGGGCGTGAAGGACTACGCCGAGAAGCTCATCACGGAGTTGTCTGGCGGTCAACGGCAACGGGTTTGGATCGCGATGGTCCTAGCGCAGCAGACAGACTACGTCCTCCTCGATGAGCCCACCTCGTTCCTCGACCTGGCGCACCAGGTCGAACTCCTCCACCTCTGTCAAGACATGCGCAACGACGGCCGCACCGTCGTAGCCGTTCTCCACGACATCAACCAGGCAGCCAGATATGCTTCACGGTTGGTCGTCATGCACGACGGTCAGGTCGTCCGCCAAGGAACCCCACACGACGTCCTCAGCACCGCTCTGGTGAGGGAGGTGTTTGGGATCGACGGCATCATCGAACGCGACTCGCAGACCGGGTCGCCGCTTGTCACGGTGCGCCGGCGTCACGTTTCCGCTTGA
- a CDS encoding GbsR/MarR family transcriptional regulator has protein sequence MTERIETQRERAAIERFADHWSAAGESRLEGLIAGYLLLDETGEVSAAELAEKLGISSGSVSTYTRQLIDRGFVHRVRKPGVRAHFFTMGNDVWAGFLAAEQEYLQNQFRLAEEAMSLVSEGGRSWERLRNMRDYMGWMIDAKLPAGWEQFKRKRDAGAP, from the coding sequence ATGACCGAACGGATCGAAACTCAACGGGAGCGCGCTGCCATTGAACGATTCGCTGACCATTGGTCAGCGGCAGGTGAGTCTCGTCTCGAGGGGTTGATCGCGGGGTATCTACTTCTTGACGAGACAGGTGAAGTGAGTGCTGCCGAGTTGGCCGAGAAGCTCGGAATCAGTAGTGGATCGGTGTCAACGTATACACGGCAGTTGATCGACCGTGGTTTCGTCCATCGGGTCCGTAAGCCAGGTGTTCGTGCCCACTTCTTCACCATGGGAAACGATGTGTGGGCGGGATTTCTGGCTGCCGAGCAGGAGTATCTGCAGAACCAGTTTCGTCTTGCAGAGGAGGCGATGTCGTTGGTGAGCGAGGGTGGCCGGTCCTGGGAACGATTGCGGAACATGCGCGACTACATGGGCTGGATGATCGATGCGAAACTACCCGCTGGGTGGGAGCAATTCAAGCGGAAACGTGACGCCGGCGCACCGTGA